One segment of Pseudobythopirellula maris DNA contains the following:
- the pheT gene encoding phenylalanine--tRNA ligase subunit beta — MIVSTDWLAEYVTLPKDLEELTDRLTLTGLNLEGVEKVAVSSGKRDTAIDLEVTSNRPDCLGHFGVAREIAVIWGHELKKPQLQTEPRTTVSGAASSKNDVAQVTSVTVDCPDLCPRYTARVIKGVKIGPSPDWLADRLRTLGIAVINNVVDITNYVMMEIGQPLHAFDFAKLRGAQSPGDTVVVRKAKPGEPFTAIDHKEYKLTGDEVVIADALRPVALGGVMGGADTEVSDATIDVLIEAADFDCMAVRSAARRHVLQSPSSYRFERGVDPESIDWASRRCCELILELAGGELCEGVVDVATPAKDRPEIKLRFDQIPRLLGVEIPKDETRKILTDLGCEETHFCEKCVKAVPPSWRADLTREADLLEEVARIHGYDKIPSTTGIGLVPSAKSREDVVLEKLRTVLAAAGFDEAFTLSAVEEETVGAFQPWGSRGEALATGTPVLRRANALRQSVVPSLLACRRTNETLSNPVIELYEVAKVYLPVEGKLPTEKRVLALCSGGGYLELKGVVEALVREVDPALSLGVEGAEHELLDPSRSAQLSVLGQSLGVLGELSPAGLGRFELRGAASVAELDLGVLAELARLTPTTTPLSPYPPVTRDLNVVVDLATRWADIERHTREAAGEPLESVEFQDDTYRDAGQIGEGKKSVVFRVQLRSADGTFKSEEADAVRDAIVERLGKELGATLRA, encoded by the coding sequence ATGATCGTCTCGACCGATTGGCTTGCCGAGTACGTCACGCTCCCCAAGGACTTGGAGGAGCTGACCGACCGTTTGACGCTCACGGGTTTGAACCTTGAGGGCGTCGAGAAAGTCGCCGTTTCTTCGGGTAAGCGGGACACGGCGATCGACCTCGAAGTGACGAGCAACCGCCCCGACTGCCTGGGCCACTTCGGCGTCGCGCGTGAGATCGCCGTCATCTGGGGTCACGAGCTCAAAAAACCCCAGCTCCAAACAGAGCCGCGCACGACAGTAAGCGGAGCGGCGTCCAGTAAAAACGATGTCGCCCAAGTCACCAGTGTCACGGTCGACTGCCCCGACCTCTGCCCCCGCTACACGGCGCGTGTGATCAAGGGCGTCAAAATCGGCCCGAGCCCCGACTGGCTCGCCGACCGGCTGCGGACGCTAGGGATCGCGGTCATTAACAACGTGGTCGACATCACGAACTACGTGATGATGGAGATCGGCCAGCCGCTGCACGCGTTTGACTTCGCCAAACTCCGGGGGGCCCAATCTCCCGGAGACACTGTCGTCGTCCGCAAGGCGAAGCCTGGCGAGCCGTTCACGGCGATCGACCACAAGGAGTACAAGCTCACCGGCGATGAGGTCGTGATCGCCGACGCTCTGCGGCCCGTCGCCCTGGGCGGCGTGATGGGCGGGGCCGACACCGAGGTGTCGGACGCGACGATCGACGTGCTCATCGAGGCGGCCGACTTCGACTGCATGGCCGTGCGCAGCGCCGCCCGCCGGCACGTGCTGCAGAGCCCGAGTAGTTATCGGTTCGAGCGCGGCGTCGACCCCGAGTCGATCGATTGGGCGAGCCGCCGCTGTTGCGAGCTGATCCTCGAACTGGCCGGCGGCGAGCTGTGCGAGGGTGTGGTTGACGTGGCGACGCCCGCCAAGGACCGCCCCGAGATCAAGCTCCGCTTCGACCAGATCCCGCGCCTGCTCGGCGTCGAGATCCCCAAGGACGAGACGCGCAAGATCCTCACCGACCTGGGCTGCGAAGAGACGCACTTCTGCGAGAAATGCGTCAAAGCCGTGCCGCCGAGCTGGCGGGCCGACCTCACGCGCGAGGCCGACCTCTTGGAAGAAGTCGCCCGCATCCACGGCTACGACAAGATCCCGTCGACCACCGGCATCGGCTTGGTCCCGTCGGCCAAGAGCCGCGAGGACGTGGTCTTGGAAAAACTCCGCACGGTGCTCGCCGCGGCCGGCTTCGACGAGGCGTTCACCTTGAGCGCGGTCGAAGAGGAGACGGTCGGCGCCTTCCAGCCGTGGGGCTCGCGCGGCGAGGCCCTGGCGACCGGCACGCCGGTGCTGAGGCGCGCCAACGCCCTCAGGCAGAGCGTCGTGCCGAGCCTGCTCGCCTGCCGCCGCACGAACGAGACGCTCTCGAACCCTGTGATCGAGCTGTACGAGGTCGCCAAGGTTTACCTGCCGGTCGAGGGCAAGCTGCCGACCGAGAAGCGGGTGCTCGCACTCTGCTCCGGCGGCGGCTACTTGGAGCTGAAGGGCGTGGTCGAGGCGCTCGTCCGCGAGGTCGATCCCGCGTTGTCGCTCGGCGTCGAAGGGGCGGAGCACGAGCTGCTCGACCCGTCACGCAGCGCGCAGCTGAGCGTCCTCGGCCAATCGCTGGGCGTGCTCGGCGAGCTGAGCCCCGCGGGCCTCGGCCGCTTCGAGCTGCGCGGCGCCGCGAGCGTGGCCGAGCTCGACCTCGGCGTGCTCGCCGAGCTGGCGCGGCTGACGCCCACCACCACGCCGCTCTCGCCCTACCCGCCCGTGACGCGCGACCTGAACGTGGTGGTCGACCTCGCGACCCGCTGGGCCGACATCGAGCGCCACACCCGCGAGGCGGCCGGCGAGCCGCTCGAGAGCGTCGAGTTCCAGGACGACACGTACCGCGACGCCGGGCAGATCGGCGAGGGCAAGAAGAGCGTCGTCTTCCGCGTGCAGCTCCGCTCGGCGGACGGCACCTTCAAGAGCGAAGAGGCCGACGCGGTGCGCGACGCGATCGTTGAGCGGCTCGGCAAAGAGCTCGGCGCCACGCTGCGGGCCTAG
- a CDS encoding SMI1/KNR4 family protein translates to MTDNDIELIEDSLNIELPEMYRAWLKTLPASFDDQLAERIWEKVGEVYSSPVQFIQSTRDLIGSDWLEDTDWDDIDLSDYVAIGGDGCGNLYLIERDEEAPAVHFLCHDPLGFEEELFPSITEYCDSIDTILR, encoded by the coding sequence ATGACTGACAATGATATCGAGTTAATCGAAGACTCGCTTAACATCGAGTTACCGGAGATGTATCGAGCATGGCTCAAGACCTTGCCTGCCAGCTTTGATGACCAGTTGGCTGAGCGCATTTGGGAGAAAGTCGGCGAGGTTTATAGCAGCCCCGTGCAGTTTATCCAGAGCACCCGCGATCTGATCGGTTCGGACTGGTTGGAGGACACGGATTGGGATGACATCGATTTGTCGGACTACGTTGCAATCGGTGGAGACGGCTGCGGCAATCTCTACTTGATTGAGCGAGACGAAGAGGCCCCCGCGGTCCATTTTCTTTGTCACGACCCTTTGGGGTTTGAGGAAGAGCTATTCCCCTCGATAACCGAATACTGCGATTCGATTGACACAATACTCCGCTGA
- the pheS gene encoding phenylalanine--tRNA ligase subunit alpha: MALSDFIAELDQLASDAQSAFSAASDADALEAARVEFLGAKAGRLKAVQKGMGKVDKADKPAAGQRLNSVKQLVEQALEAALSQVGSGDDEASGEAFDITLPGVFPRTGPLRLGRRHPISVTIERMKEIMGRLGFTAVEGPEIEDDWHNFEALNIPLSHPARDPLDNFYLSVAQSTRDDSSGVKSRCDAALGPDGKPLLLRSQTSTVQIRTMEATKPPVRIVSLGRVYRPDTADATHYPMFHQIEGLCVDHGVTMSDLKGVLEMFWRAYYGEDLEVRFRPSFFPFTEPSVECDIWHDGKWMEIGGAGMVDPNVLRSVGYDPEEVTGFAFGLGVERICMRQHQITDIRDLYTNDVRFLAQF; this comes from the coding sequence GTGGCGCTATCGGACTTTATTGCCGAGTTGGACCAGCTCGCCTCCGACGCGCAGAGCGCGTTCTCAGCGGCCTCGGACGCCGATGCGCTCGAGGCGGCCCGCGTCGAGTTCCTCGGCGCCAAGGCCGGCCGCCTCAAGGCGGTGCAGAAGGGAATGGGCAAGGTCGACAAGGCCGACAAGCCCGCCGCCGGCCAGCGGCTCAACTCCGTCAAGCAGCTCGTCGAGCAGGCCCTCGAGGCCGCGCTGAGCCAGGTCGGCTCCGGCGACGACGAGGCGTCGGGCGAGGCCTTCGACATCACGCTGCCGGGCGTCTTCCCGCGCACGGGCCCGCTCCGCTTGGGGCGTCGTCACCCGATCTCGGTCACGATCGAGCGGATGAAGGAGATCATGGGCCGCCTCGGCTTCACGGCGGTCGAGGGCCCCGAGATCGAGGACGACTGGCACAACTTCGAGGCGCTCAACATCCCGCTGAGCCACCCGGCCCGGGATCCGCTGGATAATTTTTACTTGTCCGTGGCTCAGTCAACCCGCGATGACTCATCGGGGGTTAAATCGCGTTGCGACGCCGCCTTGGGCCCCGACGGCAAGCCCCTCCTCCTCCGCAGCCAAACCTCCACGGTGCAGATCCGCACGATGGAGGCAACCAAGCCGCCGGTGCGCATCGTTTCGCTGGGGCGCGTCTACCGCCCCGACACGGCCGACGCCACGCACTACCCGATGTTCCACCAGATCGAGGGCCTCTGCGTCGACCACGGCGTGACGATGTCCGACCTGAAGGGTGTCTTGGAGATGTTCTGGCGGGCCTACTACGGCGAAGACCTCGAGGTCCGGTTCCGGCCGAGCTTCTTCCCTTTCACCGAGCCGAGCGTCGAGTGCGACATCTGGCACGACGGCAAGTGGATGGAGATCGGCGGCGCCGGCATGGTCGACCCCAACGTGCTGCGCTCGGTCGGTTACGACCCCGAAGAAGTGACCGGCTTCGCCTTCGGCCTGGGCGTCGAGCGGATCTGCATGCGTCAGCACCAGATCACCGACATCCGTGACCTCTACACGAACGACGTGCGCTTCCTGGCTCAGTTCTGA
- the rplT gene encoding 50S ribosomal protein L20, translating into MRTTNGAARHKKKKRLFKQAKGNRGGRGNLLRTVKETTVRAGAFSFRDRKVRAREFRKLWIIRINAAARERGLRYSELINGLKRAGIELDRKTLSEMAISDTAAFDAVVEKAKSALAAA; encoded by the coding sequence ATGCGGACCACCAACGGCGCAGCTCGCCACAAGAAGAAGAAGCGTCTCTTTAAGCAGGCCAAGGGCAACCGCGGCGGCCGCGGCAATCTGCTGCGTACGGTCAAAGAGACGACCGTTCGCGCCGGCGCCTTCTCGTTCCGCGACCGCAAGGTCCGCGCCCGCGAGTTCCGCAAGCTCTGGATCATCCGCATCAACGCCGCGGCGCGTGAGCGTGGCCTGCGTTACAGCGAGCTGATCAACGGCCTGAAGCGGGCCGGCATCGAGCTCGACCGCAAGACCCTCTCCGAGATGGCGATCTCCGACACCGCGGCGTTCGACGCCGTGGTGGAGAAGGCCAAGTCGGCGCTGGCGGCGGCCTGA
- the rpmI gene encoding 50S ribosomal protein L35: MPKQKTHKGTKKRFRLTASGKAKHRMTGTSHLAGRMSQKRKRNLRGTGTVTGVTAKKLAEALAGNSY, translated from the coding sequence ATGCCAAAGCAGAAAACGCACAAAGGGACCAAGAAGCGGTTCCGCCTCACCGCCTCGGGCAAGGCCAAGCACCGCATGACCGGCACCAGCCACTTGGCGGGTCGCATGAGTCAGAAGCGCAAGCGCAACCTCCGCGGCACGGGCACGGTCACCGGCGTGACGGCCAAGAAGCTGGCCGAAGCGCTCGCTGGCAACAGCTACTGA
- the infC gene encoding translation initiation factor IF-3 has product MSRFRTFDRDADRKNQQRINEQIRITPIRVIADDGEQLGIIPTEEALTKAKDAGLDLVEVAPTEKPPVCRIMDFGKYKYQQKKRQSKGHVHQSQNKEVRLRPKIGEHDLMTKVERARKFLEKRDKVIFSVIFRGRENAHVDEGFKLVERVTKELEDVAKLESAPGMQGRRIVVTYAPK; this is encoded by the coding sequence TTGTCCCGCTTCCGCACGTTTGATCGCGACGCCGATCGCAAGAACCAACAGAGGATCAACGAACAAATCCGCATCACGCCCATCCGCGTGATTGCCGACGATGGCGAGCAGCTGGGGATCATCCCCACCGAAGAGGCGCTCACCAAGGCCAAAGACGCCGGGCTCGACCTCGTCGAAGTGGCGCCGACCGAAAAGCCGCCCGTCTGCCGAATCATGGACTTCGGCAAGTACAAGTACCAGCAGAAAAAGCGGCAGAGCAAGGGCCACGTCCACCAGAGCCAGAACAAAGAAGTCCGGCTCAGGCCCAAGATCGGCGAACACGACCTGATGACCAAGGTCGAGCGGGCCCGCAAGTTCCTCGAGAAGCGCGACAAGGTGATTTTCTCGGTCATCTTCCGCGGCCGTGAGAACGCCCACGTGGACGAGGGTTTCAAGCTCGTCGAGCGAGTCACCAAAGAGCTCGAGGACGTCGCCAAGCTCGAATCGGCTCCCGGCATGCAGGGCCGCCGCATCGTCGTGACGTACGCCCCCAAGTAA